ATGACTCAGATTTATAAACAACCACAAAGGACTCATCCATTGCCTTTCCAGACTGGCTTGTTTGGGCGGCTCCAACACGGGGACGAGGAGGGACTCCTTGTGCCTGGGGTCTTTGCTTTGGTAACACAACAAAAGAATTGTCCATCCGTGTTGATAACACACTGTTTGCCCCATGCATTGAAGAGCCCTGCATGCCTGCATATATTCATCACCAAACCGCTTACTGATTAAGAAAACAATCCTTTCTCCACACATCACTGCACTTGGCCATCAACAAAACCCTTAACCCCCATAAAATTACAAACTCAAATTTCCACTGAAAATTGCCAACACAAGAAATCTTATATTTGGTAAGCATCATACGATTCTGGTCAAATAATCCactcatttggattcaaaagTCCAACACAGCTCCCATTCTAGTAATGGTTCCACAAACGAAGAGTTTCATACTTAATGAATTGCATATTCACAAGGGTCAGCTAGCTATAAGATCCATTTCTAGCTTAAACACTTTGAtcaagaaattaagaaaaacataaCGCCAAAAGCAGCAAACTTAAGGTGTTTTAGCAGCaataaaagttcaaaagaGCAACAATTTAACTCACTAAATCAAAACCGAAGCCATGTTCTCCATAACGAAATTGGTTTAATACTTTCCAGGGTCAatccatttcaattcaaaatttgcCCTCAATGAAAATCATTTACAGTCTCACCCATTGAAACTCCAATTGAAACCTCGCACAAACTTCCAGAAACCAAATGGGATTCAATAATTCGATGCCCAGAACTCAAATTTGCGCGTATACATGCACTCATAAATGGTAAATACAAATAAGAAAgggattaaaagaaaaagctaaCCGGAGCGAGAGAAATCGTTGAAGAACTTTTCGGCATAGGAATCGGCGCCGACGATGCAGAGAGAGTTGCGGCAGTTCTGGCAGACATATCTGGGCAAATTCGGATCCACCTGAAAGCCCCGACCCCTTTCTCCCATTGAAGTAATTGTGAACGGTTTTTGTCGGGTCTGTTTTGCTCCAAGTGGGAGGCTCTAGGATTCGTATCAGAGGAGACAAagttttctctccttttcttattttctctttgtttcttgGCTGAAGCTCACCAAGGAAATCACAACAGTCTTGCCCCGGTTTGTTTCTTTGTGAAAATTGAATCTATTTATCCCTCTTATTGGTAGGAAAAATGTTAACTACAAAATAActcatttaaatatatattttttagtttcataCAAGACTAATTTAACTAATTTCATTACAAATTATTTGTTACCAAAAGTGATAGTTTACTATTATCAGATTCGAGCCAAAGGAATTAGGTGAGTTTCCCTACATAAGGATCAAGTTGTCGAATTAGCCCAATAGGCGATCCTCACCTCGttaaaaaccattaaaaaGAACCTCAAACTCTTATTAGAATACTTCATGTAATTTATTACTAATTATGCGGTTTTTCAAACTAAGACCTCAGTTTCAAAGTTAATTTGCTACTTGATTGGCAGTGTGGTGAATTTgagtaaaattatttatttatttattttatagtataaatgatagtctaaattaaaatggaatgagatgtctctcacacacacacaactaagATCTTCTTAGGGTTCGAATATGAGACCTCTTATCTGCAAGTCAAGACTATTTTCTACTGGGCTAGACCCGTTGGCAGTTATTTAGTTTTAATAACTTTTGACatgtattttatatttgggagactttggaaaagcccaaaggagagaaaatttttaaaagaagcaaaaatggacaaaattgcccttatttattttttgatttcctaagaaatcctttacatttacATGTCTttagtttgaaagttgagaggttattctgtcttttttcaaaaagctttggcttttttcaaaagtgaaagtttttttatgggtaaaacctaaatttacttttatattttcttaaatttaaatattaaaaaaaaccttattcaaaaagaaaataaatacccGACCCGGAATATGATCCCAGATTGGATAAAATAGAAACCCGAGAACCATACAAAATCCGATCCCCAAACCCAACTTTATTTCCTTATCTCCTTCTTCGACTCGATTGCCAACAATCTTGGTCCTTCGAAACCCTAAAAACCCCTTGAATTGTCAACAATGGAGGACACCAAATCCAAGACATACAACCTCTTTGTGACCCTTTTGGAGGGCAAAACCCTTACCCTAAAATTCACAGCCCCAGATGTCTCCGCCGCTTCCATCAAGAACCGCCTTCTCGAAATCACCAAAATACCCCTCCACCACCAGCGTCTGGTTACCGGGACTCGCCAGCTCAAGGATGATTCCGTAATTTCGTGCTCCTCAGACGTGCCGTACTTCCCAACGGTCCATCTTCTGCTCCGGCTCGTCGGAGGGAAAGGTGGTTTTGGGTCGCTGCTGCGTGGAGCGGCGACGAAGGCCGGGCAGAAGAAAACGAGCAATTTCGATGCGTGTCGTGATATGAGCGGTCGGAGGCTGCGCCACGTCAATGCGGAGAAGAAGCTTGAGGAGTGGAGGGCTGAGGAAGAGGAGAGGAGGCTTGAGAAGAATGCAGAGGACTTTCTGAAGAATCTGGCGAAGAAGGGCAAAAAGGGAACTGGAGACGCCGAGGCTGAAAAATATGTGGCCAAGTATAGAGCTGAGTCGGAGCGCTGCGTCTCCGAGGTTTTGGATTCGGTTAAGGAGGCTGTGAGTGGGAAGCGTAAAGGGCCGGCCAAGAAGGCGGTGGCACAGGCGAAAAGGATGAAAATTTGGtaaggaatttgatttattttaatggGTTCTGTTTCTCTTATGTTAATTATGTTGATTGTGTGCTAGGAGATTTTTGGAAGTTGTGAAATTGAAGGAAGATTTATCCTTTTATTCAACATGGCTGATGATTTTCATGATATGTATTGTTTATAGGAAgcttagaaaataaaaggaagtAATGGAATGGGTAAATGAAGGCTGTTTGTGTGAATTGGTCTTTGTAATGATTTGGACTTATGTTAGTTATAGGTATAGAGGTTAAATTATATGTTAATTAAAGTTCAGCATTCTGGAACTGCTTGGCTAGATTCTGTGTTGCTGAATATTTGGCTGATAAAGCCAAGTTCTTTACTCTATCAGTTTCCTGTTGCTTTATGAAGGTCAGGAATATAAAGTTATGAAGGTCAGATATGATAGTTCATACTCAGTTTGGTTAAGCCAGAAGGCCTCAGTAGGTTTAGAGTAGCTTAAGTTTTGGAATAATCTCTACTGTTTGCAGAGCTTTGTTTCAGTAATACTACATTTTCGTTCAGAAATTTTTTGCTATCAAagctgtctctctctcttgtattaaaatataatcTTATTGGTATTCACATCTgagtttgttgtttttgtcaGGATGGGCAAGAGAAAAATGGGTGAAAGTGACAGTGATACAGAGGATGATGACAGTGATAATGAAGATAAAAAGGAGAAATCCGTTGTATTAAATAGTGGGAATAACTCAGATTCAAGTAAGGATGCTGAGGGAAGTTTGGATTCTGTGACTGGTAGGAATCAGGACGGTGATATCTCAGGTGGAGGGTCAGGTGAGAGTGGCTctgaggaagagaaagagattgTTGTGCAGGGAACACAGGGTCAAGAATCTCTTCACGGTGAGAAGAATGACGTGGTTGAATCAGTAATTCATGAAGAGAACATAGTTAGGAGTGCAAGTACCCCTTATTCAGAGCCTGATGCGGTTTTGAAACCTGAAGCAGTGCAAGAGGAAAAGATGGATTGCAATGGACCGGATATGGGAAATCTAAATGTAGTTGATCAGTCCCAGAAGGTTTCTAGTTCAGGTGATGTGAAAGGAATTGAAACTACATCAATTGTTTCTGAAGCCAATGGTTCTTCGGAATCCAATCCACGAGTTCAGGAAGAAACAGTTGCAAATGGAGACGCTGCAGAGATAGAGAAGCCACTGAATTTTGATGAGTTCAATTCAGCAGCAGAAATGGAGGTATGCTTTTGAGAAGTTTATTTTGTCACATTTATAATCTTTCTGGCTATATACTATGCAGCCATTGTTGCTTATTAGGGTGATGTCGGTTTTTTGCATGCTTCGTTTAAATCTACTAAGGCACTGTTTCAgacccaaaaatatatatatattaaggcACTGCCATTTCAAGAAgctgattttttgtttaatatgtaCAAGATAACTCTACCTTGTggtcatgaatcatgatgtCCACTtccaagaaaaattaaagccCATGCTAGTTTATACATACCTACCTGATTGCTTTTTTCATCACAGCTCTCACCATCATCTCTCCTACCATGCTCATTTTAGTTAGGGATGCCTTGACATCAAATCATTAGTGAGCATTAACATGATTTTTCCACCTTATTATGGTAGGTTATCGGCCTGGAAAGGTTGAAGTCTGAACTGCAAGCTCGTGGGTTAAAATGTGGTGGTACTATGCAAGAGCGCGCTGCTAGGCTTTTTATGCTAAAATCTACCCCGATCGAGAAGATTCCAAAGAAGCTGCTTGCAAAGAAATGAGAATATAATGTACTTCATCTTTTTACTTTGTAGAGGAAAGCCTCTCCTTTAATGAATGAACAGGGGGAGTTCAGTGTATATTAATATTTCAATCTCTGCCCAGTTGTTGACTATTTATGTACTTGTATGTATACCTTTGATGGATAATGTCTGATCCTTTGACTGATGCAATTTcatgttcttgttttttcaaCTTCACTCTGTAGAAGCTGCCCTGTGCATTATCTGTGGTTTAGATttgctcttcttttttgtaagCCTGAGTTTTCAACCCCAAAAGTTACACATTCTATTGAGGAAAATATCTACACACAAAAATTGGGTATGGAGGGTAAAGTCCCACAAAATCTTAACCACTATGTACAGTAACGAGTGGGTAAAAGTTCACAAAATACAgaagttaaaataaaaaaaaataaaaaaatcagacATTGTTCGAGTTTGAGTCGGCATGTGCCGGGGATGGATTGTTTCGGCAAACTGGGCATGTGCTGTTCAACCGAAGCCACTCATCAACACAAGCAGCGTGGAAGCAGTGTTTGCATTCCGGGATGCATCTCACCGTCTCCTTGGTCAGATACTCCGACAAGCATATAGCGCACGTGGTGTCGTTGGGCCCCGGCAGCCGGCGGCTCTCACCAAGAACTAGCATCTGATATGACTCAATGGTGGTCTGGTCCAGACCCATGGTTACAATGGTGGGTTCTTGCGGTTGTGGTTCGGCGGCAACTGCGGTGGCGCTTCGTTGTGCAGAGCCACCAGGAACCCTGTCCTTGATGCAAGCAAAGCAGGCTATCCCAACTGCGCAGGTGAGGGCTGGTACCGTGATGGACACGCAAATGATCCTGAAAACTTGGAAGCCCTTGTTTGATCCGCCTGGAATTTGAAGCCATTATTTAGTGCTGGAAAACAAGCTCTTGCTCTGCAGATTTAGAATTGCATTCCACTTAGTGGCCACCCAatgcattttcttcttgttattattatcatctttttattcaaacaattattattaatttattttcttatcccttaaaaaatttatttttttaaaaaaagtgaaaaagattaGGAAAGAAGTAGTTATTGGGTTTTGACTTTTGGCCCCTGCCCTGCCCCTGTAACATATGAAGTGGAACGTTTCAAATCAATAAAGAAAGCTTTAACGTGTGCCATAGTATAAGGGAAAATCTAGTTATGAAGTTTTCTATTCATCCTTTTagttggctttttttttttcctgatacATAGTTGACATCGctttaattagtaatattGGCATAATgcatagaattttttttaaattttcacatGGTTAATTCCAATTCTACGAACGAACACACTTCGAAAATTCAATTAGGAAATTAATCTGTGAATTAGGACACTGAAAATAATGAAGATTAAAGAACCTGCTGTTGAATTGTAGTCGCAGACAAGTTCTTGGCTGGTGTTGCTTAAGAGTCCGCAAATTCCACCTTGGATCTCACAGGCACTGCAAGCGGGTTCATACCAAGTCAAAAAAAGATCCGAATCAAGGTTGGTCGAGAACCCGTCCTCCGTCTGGACCTGCCTGGTAACCGGAACAGCCAATGTGGCAAGAATCCGACACGTGGTGGACATGGAGTTTGCAAGGGCGGTGGAAGGCGTGGCCAAAACTGAGGTGGTGGAGTTGCTGAGGCAGTCAATGGGGGTGAACCTTGACTTGGTGAAGGAAGCCGGGCAGCTGAGGAAGGTGTAGTTTTGATACACAGCAGCAACAAAAGGAGAGCCTGCAAGGCTGAGACTTAGAAGCTTTTGAGGGAGGCAATTGTTGGGGTCGTAGAGCTGAATCTCTTGAGTGGCATAGCTGATTGCTCTGACGAAAAACTCTCCGGAAAGTGGAAGTTTTATGACTGTTAGGCCCTGGCTGTTGCAGGTCAGGTTGAAGCCCGGGTAGCCGCAGTTTTCGGGTTGCCGGGCTTGTAACCGGAACGGGAAGCGGATGGGGAAGCCGGTGTAGCCACAGACGGAGACCGGGCAGTCGTCTCGGGCATAGATGTgggggaagaggaagagaagggcGAAGAAGATGTCTAAGATGTCCATAATACCAAAAGGCCTAAAACCAGGATGAGAAGGTGGAATTTGTAGGAGagattcattaaaaaatttcaacaaattaTAAAGTCAAAAGTTTATGAAGTAACGGTAGCTATAGCCCACATAAGAAGTGGTCATCACTCACCACGATCGTTGCTTTTGTACGATTTTACCAATTAGAATATGTTTGTGTGCCAAAGGTCAGCAGTGAGCGCAGATCACATGTAAATCCTATTTTAACcacatttttttaagttttaaatcCAAAGTCAGAGATTAAATTCACAGATTTGGTAAGCTAAAAACAACCATTAAAGATTAATACGCAACTAACATCCACTTGCCAAGGAGTGTACGTAAGAtcaactaaaattaaaatttatatttgtagcACAGCAcgtgtatttatcaattctaCAGGGAAGACCAAACTATCTCAGAGCTTttatattttcccttttaatTTGAGTAAACAGGAAATTAAGCTACTAATTACTAGTTTAATGAACCCCAATATgggtttgttttctgtttttttttatttatttatttattatttattatttatttatgggtATCAGTTTATCAGAAGGGAATGTTTTTCACTTTTGGCTAAGACCAGTGGGATGGGATGGGATGGGATGGGACTTTACAGGAGCTGCTGAGAGATTCTAATAGATACAACTTCACCTCCAGCTCCAGCTCTCATCACTTGGTATTTGACTTGAAGTCCTGGTATCAAGAAATTCGACGAAAATACGAAAATTAGACATAAATTTGTCGATCAACAAATGGCTAAAGGCAATGCAATTTTTATGTTCATATACGtgagcttggaaacatcagaagttttttctctttctaccTTCATTTTTCTGTAAGTTGGTGTTGACTGCAACTGAATGTAGAGTAATGATAGCCTTTGGTTGCCAGTCGTTCGGTTTACCAACCCATGACTTGAGATTAAAGACTGCTGCCATTTCATTTGGAAATTTGACCACGTTAACTTGTATGTTCAGCAAACAGAAGTAGAGGTAACATTAAGACTAATTAATGAGATTAACGTTGACTAATTTTGGGTTATTGGAGCAGTAGCAGGGCAAAGAGCATCTGAAGAAGTTACCAGATGTTGGAGAGTCATTGAGGTGTTTGAGATCGAAAATAGCCCCCGAAGCACCATCGACATGCTTTTTGACATCATGGGAACCGATATGTTCGTATTCCCAGCTTCCATTCTGATACCCCTCGCTCAAGAACAATTCTATATGCCTTGCATCCAGCGTCTGCATTGTTCCTGCGCATAACAAACATGAAATGAGAGACCCTGAAGCCCTTTGCCTCCAATCCCCCTGACTTTCCAAGGACTTTTAACAAATAGCTAATTATTTCATCTGTCAAAGTTCAAACCCAAGTATTGAGAAGTGATGGGTTTTGTTCTGCCTTACCATCACATGTATTGAGCTCGCAGACGGGGCATCGAACAAGTTGGAGATCTGTGGGAAATCATTGAGTTGAAAATTGAAGTTCAATTGAAgtgttcaag
Above is a window of Prunus persica cultivar Lovell chromosome G2, Prunus_persica_NCBIv2, whole genome shotgun sequence DNA encoding:
- the LOC18786096 gene encoding protein SDE2 homolog; its protein translation is MEDTKSKTYNLFVTLLEGKTLTLKFTAPDVSAASIKNRLLEITKIPLHHQRLVTGTRQLKDDSVISCSSDVPYFPTVHLLLRLVGGKGGFGSLLRGAATKAGQKKTSNFDACRDMSGRRLRHVNAEKKLEEWRAEEEERRLEKNAEDFLKNLAKKGKKGTGDAEAEKYVAKYRAESERCVSEVLDSVKEAVSGKRKGPAKKAVAQAKRMKIWMGKRKMGESDSDTEDDDSDNEDKKEKSVVLNSGNNSDSSKDAEGSLDSVTGRNQDGDISGGGSGESGSEEEKEIVVQGTQGQESLHGEKNDVVESVIHEENIVRSASTPYSEPDAVLKPEAVQEEKMDCNGPDMGNLNVVDQSQKVSSSGDVKGIETTSIVSEANGSSESNPRVQEETVANGDAAEIEKPLNFDEFNSAAEMEVIGLERLKSELQARGLKCGGTMQERAARLFMLKSTPIEKIPKKLLAKK
- the LOC18784621 gene encoding putative RING-H2 finger protein ATL21A, whose product is MDILDIFFALLFLFPHIYARDDCPVSVCGYTGFPIRFPFRLQARQPENCGYPGFNLTCNSQGLTVIKLPLSGEFFVRAISYATQEIQLYDPNNCLPQKLLSLSLAGSPFVAAVYQNYTFLSCPASFTKSRFTPIDCLSNSTTSVLATPSTALANSMSTTCRILATLAVPVTRQVQTEDGFSTNLDSDLFLTWYEPACSACEIQGGICGLLSNTSQELVCDYNSTAGGSNKGFQVFRIICVSITVPALTCAVGIACFACIKDRVPGGSAQRSATAVAAEPQPQEPTIVTMGLDQTTIESYQMLVLGESRRLPGPNDTTCAICLSEYLTKETVRCIPECKHCFHAACVDEWLRLNSTCPVCRNNPSPAHADSNSNNV